Proteins from one Anastrepha obliqua isolate idAnaObli1 chromosome 2, idAnaObli1_1.0, whole genome shotgun sequence genomic window:
- the LOC129237091 gene encoding uncharacterized protein LOC129237091: MRCGCKLIATNKTIKTANQSEFLHTKTHPRLFPSVRSPTNAIEAATAAVTQTHKRTKKNLSRRRSRSCLILLQNLTYIMTLVTVFASALALPTPIASTYPPSIQPTTPSVVTAATKAATTQNTVPHSRNTIDVSSGTVYTAAQTPSDGSRLRKRHSKRHSNWYDFINFNENTTELEWVNPCGGFYVPSAMEGGRAMRRKSPKQILNMLKKAAGNEYKMLKAGQQDIDISNIEIWSLHNKTYKFLPKLKSNSTIALKRWYRNIQSYIASFAYLRRIQRAWDMSKLQRENKTSRELKFLLFSSRRILCEIETAINDTMPVPRTARGIRLPHVTRNQMNKRLKLYTKRRAERNPKVLQEANTIDLMWVKYYYYEFLETMWKVLRQKTKRRGQVALAQNPKAYNEVEKHFGSIAAAAAEHETAVRTSADGGSKKRSKGRLAQLRRGNVGSNRGSASSRRRGTSGGDSGNKSRLAHTRDS, from the exons GTGGTTGCAAATTAATTGCAACCAATAAAACCATCAAAACGGCGAACCAAAGCGAATTTTTACACACCAAAACGCACCCACGCTTGTTCCCAAGCGTGCGGTCACCTACCAATGCAATagaagcagcaacagcagcagtcacacaaacacacaaacgtacAAAGAAAAATCTCAGCAGACGGAGAAGCAGAAGCTGTCTCATTCTCTTACAAAATCTCACTTATATAATGACTTTAGTAACAGTATTCGCAAGCGCACTGGCGTTGCCCACCCCCATAGCATCCACATACCCACCTTCCATACAACCCACAACACCATCAGTAGtgacagcagcaacaaaagccGCCACAACGCAAAACACAGTGCCGCATAGCCGCAATACGATCGACGTGAGCAGCGGCACAGTCTACACGGCGGCGCAGACACCTTCGGATGGGTCGCGGCTGCGTAAACGACATAGCAAACGGCATAGTAATTGGTATGACTTTATTAATTTCAACGAGAACACAACCGAATTGGAATGGGTGAATCCGTGTGGTGGTTTCTATGTGCCGTCGGCGATGGAGGGCGGACGGGCAATGCGGCGGAAGAGTCCAAAGCAG ATCTTGAATATGCTTAAAAAGGCAGCTGGCAATGAGTATAAAATGTTGAAGGCCGGCCAGCAGGATATTGATATAAGCAATATTGAAATTTGGTCGCTGCACAAtaagacttacaaatttctgcCGAAATTGAAGAGCAACTCAACG ATCGCGCTGAAACGTTGGTACCGCAACATACAATCGTACATCGCTTCGTTCGCTTATCTGCGTCGCATTCAACGCGCCTGGGACATGAGTAAGCTGCAGCGTGAGAATAAGACCTCACGTGAATTGAAATTCTTGCTCTTCAGCTCGCGGCGCATCCTATGCGAAATAGAGACAGCTATCAATGATACAATGCCCGTGCCGCGCACAGCACGCGGCATACGCCTACCGCACGTGACGCGCAACCAAATGAACAAACGATTGAAGCTCTACACAAAGCGACGTGCCGAACGCAATCCGAAAGTGTTGCAGGAGGCGAATACCATTGATTTAATGTGGGTCAAATATTATTACTATGAATTTTTGGAGACAATGTGGAAGGTGTTGCGTCAGAAAACGAAGAGACGCGGTCAAGTGGCATTGGCGCAAAATCCAAAAGCTTACAATGAGGTAGAGAAGCATTTCGGCAGCATTGCGGCGGCGGCGGCAGAGCATGAAACGGCAGTAAGAACTAGCGCCGATGGCGGCAGTAAGAAGCGTAGTAAAGGGCGTTTGGCGCAGCTGAGGCGGGGAAATGTGGGCAGCAATAGGGGGAGTGCCAGCAGCCGTCGCAGAGGTACTAGTGGTGGTGATAGTGGCAACAAAAGCCGTTTAGCGCATACGCGTGACAGCTGA